A genomic stretch from Edaphobacter aggregans includes:
- a CDS encoding PEP-CTERM sorting domain-containing protein, with the protein MKLYSKASVFGAALLALTTAFASADTIQLGSYQTGGSSLGNGNTAVAFVGSSTTTFALSPDGVWAPAGANSVWVSNNAGSGPGGSVVEPTAIYSYTTTFNTLSSNYTGSISVLADDTADVIFNGHMLQAEGSIGADTHCASGPPNCSVPTLITLPSGDFLTGLNTLQFDVQQEIAQTGLDFYGSVSSPVSTSAIPEPGTLLLLGTGLIGSAFLLMRKRLA; encoded by the coding sequence GAAGGCTTCGGTCTTTGGAGCAGCATTACTTGCTTTAACGACCGCTTTTGCGTCAGCAGATACGATTCAACTAGGTAGTTACCAGACCGGTGGTTCAAGCCTCGGTAATGGAAACACTGCTGTTGCTTTTGTGGGATCGTCTACCACAACATTTGCGCTCTCCCCAGATGGTGTGTGGGCTCCCGCAGGAGCCAACTCCGTCTGGGTCTCCAATAATGCAGGATCAGGCCCAGGAGGAAGCGTTGTCGAGCCTACCGCTATCTATTCGTACACCACCACCTTCAATACCTTATCCAGCAATTACACAGGCTCTATCTCGGTACTGGCAGATGACACAGCCGATGTGATCTTCAACGGTCACATGCTGCAAGCAGAGGGCAGTATCGGTGCCGACACTCATTGCGCTAGCGGACCTCCTAACTGCAGCGTTCCAACATTGATTACCCTTCCGAGTGGGGACTTCCTGACTGGCCTAAACACACTGCAATTCGATGTACAGCAAGAGATCGCTCAAACAGGACTTGATTTCTATGGATCAGTCTCGTCGCCAGTCTCCACCTCAGCCATTCCAGAGCCGGGTACATTGTTGCTCTTGGGTACCGGTCTTATAGGATCTGCATTCTTACTAATGCGCAAGAGACTGGCATAG
- the mpl gene encoding UDP-N-acetylmuramate:L-alanyl-gamma-D-glutamyl-meso-diaminopimelate ligase — protein sequence MQSPKHIHLIGICGTAMASLAGMLQMQGHYITGSDAAAYPPMSDLLRGLGIPVYEPYAECNLELRPDLVVVGNAISRGNVELEYVLDARIPFCSMASILHDEFLRGRESLVVAGTHGKTTTTSMLAWIYEVASWRDTTLAPSFLIGGVAENFATSFMVRPTRPFLLEGDEYDTAFFDKGPKFLHYFPDAAILTHVEFDHADIYVDLSAVKTAFKRFVNLIPRRGRIVAFDGSENVSECVARAFCAVERYGFGEQSHWRVTHLRHDGPLTRWTLLRGGEPFAELSLPMAGEHNALNATAAAALAAGQGIPIEAIAEALATFKSVKRRLEVRAVVGGVTIIDDFAHHPTAIRETLRALRERYPGQRLLAVLEPRSNTLRRNVFETALVDSLALADRVVLASVFKSESIPANERLVPEHVITALNERGVPASVHTDADAIVVAIAPELRDGDVVAILSNGGFGGIYQKLPRAISDSIVLRAGRTLQPRGDM from the coding sequence ATGCAAAGTCCTAAACACATTCATTTAATCGGCATCTGCGGCACGGCTATGGCTTCGCTGGCGGGCATGTTGCAAATGCAGGGCCACTACATTACAGGCTCGGACGCTGCGGCTTATCCGCCGATGAGCGATTTGCTGCGCGGGCTGGGGATTCCGGTTTATGAGCCGTATGCGGAGTGCAATCTGGAGCTACGGCCGGATCTGGTAGTGGTCGGTAACGCCATTTCGCGTGGCAATGTGGAGCTGGAGTATGTGCTGGATGCGCGGATTCCGTTTTGCTCGATGGCTTCGATTTTGCATGACGAATTCCTGAGAGGGCGCGAGTCGCTGGTGGTGGCGGGCACGCATGGGAAGACGACGACGACGAGCATGCTCGCCTGGATCTACGAGGTGGCCTCGTGGAGGGATACGACGCTTGCTCCTTCGTTCCTGATTGGGGGCGTGGCGGAGAACTTCGCGACCAGCTTTATGGTGCGGCCAACACGGCCGTTTCTGCTGGAGGGCGATGAGTACGATACGGCCTTCTTCGATAAGGGGCCGAAGTTTCTGCACTACTTTCCAGATGCGGCGATTCTGACACATGTGGAGTTCGACCATGCCGATATTTACGTAGATCTTTCTGCTGTGAAGACGGCGTTCAAACGGTTTGTGAATCTGATCCCGCGGCGCGGACGTATCGTTGCTTTCGATGGGAGCGAGAACGTCAGCGAATGTGTTGCGCGGGCGTTTTGTGCGGTGGAGCGGTATGGTTTCGGTGAACAGTCGCATTGGCGCGTTACGCATCTTCGCCATGATGGGCCGTTGACGCGATGGACGCTTCTGCGCGGCGGTGAGCCGTTCGCCGAGTTGAGTTTACCGATGGCTGGTGAGCACAATGCTCTGAACGCTACGGCTGCTGCGGCGCTTGCGGCTGGGCAGGGCATTCCGATTGAGGCCATCGCTGAGGCGCTTGCGACGTTCAAGAGTGTCAAACGCAGGCTCGAGGTGCGTGCTGTAGTTGGCGGCGTGACGATCATCGATGACTTTGCGCACCATCCGACGGCGATTCGCGAGACGCTGCGGGCCTTGCGGGAGCGCTATCCCGGACAGCGGCTGCTGGCGGTGCTTGAGCCGCGGTCGAATACGCTGCGACGGAACGTGTTCGAGACGGCGTTGGTGGACAGTCTTGCGTTGGCTGATCGGGTTGTGCTGGCTTCAGTGTTCAAGTCGGAGAGCATTCCTGCGAATGAGCGGCTGGTTCCGGAGCATGTTATTACAGCCTTGAATGAGCGGGGTGTTCCGGCTTCGGTTCATACGGATGCGGATGCGATCGTGGTTGCTATTGCACCGGAGTTGCGGGATGGCGATGTTGTGGCGATCCTTTCGAATGGAGGGTTCGGCGGAATTTATCAAAAGCTACCGCGGGCTATCTCGGATTCGATCGTTTTGCGTGCTGGACGTACGCTGCAGCCCAGAGGCGATATGTAA
- a CDS encoding LD-carboxypeptidase translates to MNALVKPAALRPGATLAVLSPASTPKPELVERGLKHMQTLGYRTVLSPHALDSGPLYYAGRFEDRLADLHAAFADPAIDGIVCTRGGWGSAELLPYLNAELIRANPKAFIGYSDHTSLHSWLENEANLISFYGPMVAADFSREDGVDMTSWRHTFEGDGAWSLGAADGLRVLRAGVAEGRLRGGCISIYAEALGTPYAPQVGKNTILFLEDIGTKPYQWDRLLLHLRYAGRLEGVRGIVFGDMRQCVTTEEQEYLEGAILHALRDFDGPVAIGLRSGHVDKGNITLPLGVSVRLDLSIGENSRMQFIEAAVTV, encoded by the coding sequence GTGAATGCACTTGTGAAGCCTGCGGCTTTGCGACCAGGCGCGACACTGGCAGTCCTTTCGCCTGCGAGTACGCCGAAGCCTGAACTGGTGGAACGCGGGCTCAAACACATGCAGACGCTGGGGTATCGGACGGTCTTGAGTCCGCACGCTCTGGATAGCGGACCGCTATATTACGCCGGCCGGTTCGAGGATCGACTTGCCGACCTGCATGCTGCCTTCGCGGATCCAGCGATCGATGGTATCGTTTGCACGCGCGGAGGCTGGGGCTCGGCGGAGCTGCTGCCGTATCTAAATGCTGAGCTGATTCGCGCGAATCCTAAGGCGTTTATCGGATACAGCGACCATACCTCGCTGCATAGCTGGCTGGAGAATGAGGCTAATCTGATCAGCTTTTATGGACCGATGGTTGCGGCGGATTTTTCGCGCGAGGATGGCGTGGATATGACTAGTTGGCGACATACGTTCGAGGGTGATGGTGCCTGGTCGCTTGGTGCAGCGGATGGATTGCGGGTTCTGCGTGCCGGCGTCGCGGAAGGCAGGCTTCGCGGCGGGTGCATCTCGATCTATGCGGAGGCGCTGGGTACTCCCTATGCTCCGCAGGTCGGCAAGAATACGATTCTCTTCCTTGAGGATATTGGGACGAAGCCGTATCAGTGGGATCGGCTGCTTTTGCACCTGCGGTATGCGGGCCGGCTGGAGGGTGTGAGGGGCATCGTCTTTGGCGATATGCGTCAGTGCGTCACTACGGAGGAGCAGGAGTATCTGGAAGGCGCGATTCTGCATGCGCTGCGGGATTTTGACGGCCCAGTGGCGATTGGACTTCGTTCCGGACACGTTGACAAGGGGAATATCACGCTTCCGCTGGGTGTTTCTGTCAGGCTTGATCTGTCAATTGGAGAAAATTCGCGGATGCAATTTATCGAGGCAGCTGTTACGGTTTAA
- the dapF gene encoding diaminopimelate epimerase: protein MIPFVKAHACGNDFLIIEEHLAGRRHAELARKLCSRNTSVGADGIEFLERRPNGEFFLRLFNADGSEAELSGNGTRCVAAWLASSEGLDEVALGTHGGVRTCRVVEVADPLYLIESGMGVPRVMPRTIELPGVGNVVGAMVNVGNPHFVLFVNSEDFSAHGLRWQELGARISTSPLFPHGTNVEFVRVLSENEIAFRIYERGCGPTTSSGTGTCASSAAAMALRGVARELTANAEGGPQRTVWSSADVAMQLTGPAEIICRGEVAGL, encoded by the coding sequence ATGATTCCTTTTGTGAAGGCACACGCCTGCGGCAATGACTTTCTGATTATTGAAGAACATCTGGCGGGGCGGCGTCATGCTGAACTTGCGCGCAAGCTCTGCTCACGGAACACAAGCGTTGGCGCGGATGGTATTGAGTTTCTGGAGCGCAGGCCGAATGGCGAATTTTTCCTGCGGCTTTTCAACGCGGATGGGAGTGAAGCGGAGTTGTCCGGCAACGGGACTCGTTGTGTAGCTGCATGGCTTGCGAGTAGTGAAGGCTTGGATGAGGTGGCTCTCGGTACGCATGGAGGTGTTCGCACGTGCCGTGTCGTCGAGGTGGCGGATCCGTTGTATCTGATTGAGAGCGGGATGGGTGTGCCGCGTGTGATGCCACGGACGATTGAGCTTCCGGGTGTCGGGAACGTGGTGGGAGCCATGGTCAATGTGGGTAATCCGCACTTTGTTCTGTTTGTCAATTCGGAGGATTTCAGTGCGCACGGGCTTCGGTGGCAAGAGCTTGGAGCGCGCATCAGCACCAGTCCGCTGTTTCCACATGGAACAAATGTGGAATTTGTCCGGGTGCTCAGCGAAAATGAGATTGCGTTTCGTATTTATGAGCGTGGGTGCGGGCCAACGACTTCGTCCGGTACGGGAACGTGTGCATCCTCGGCGGCGGCGATGGCTCTGCGTGGAGTTGCGCGAGAGTTGACTGCCAATGCTGAGGGCGGTCCGCAGCGTACCGTTTGGTCTTCTGCTGATGTGGCGATGCAATTGACTGGGCCAGCCGAGATTATCTGCCGTGGTGAGGTTGCTGGACTGTGA
- a CDS encoding MgtC/SapB family protein, with product MGTAARLVAACLLGGAIGLERERRHKASGLRTNMLLCMGCAFFTLLSAVLAGDGNPDKGRVASNIVQGIGFLGAGLILHTRDRVVGLTSAATVFVVASIGMACGAGLYIEAVLATMITLISLIFIGHLEGIIGWQRYPLIYEVRGTNQNKMYVAILSVMDRAGERLNVIERDSVAALERLTFVVKGNAKMHAHLLAELRASDEADQVLAFRDVEAE from the coding sequence ATGGGTACAGCAGCGCGATTGGTTGCGGCGTGCCTGCTGGGCGGAGCAATTGGCCTTGAGCGGGAACGGCGGCACAAGGCGTCAGGTTTGCGTACGAACATGCTGCTGTGTATGGGCTGTGCTTTCTTTACGCTGCTTTCGGCGGTTTTGGCGGGCGACGGGAATCCTGATAAGGGACGAGTTGCTTCGAACATCGTGCAGGGGATAGGGTTCCTTGGAGCAGGCCTGATTCTGCATACGCGTGATCGAGTTGTTGGGCTGACGAGTGCGGCGACTGTCTTTGTGGTTGCGTCGATCGGCATGGCTTGTGGCGCGGGCCTGTACATCGAGGCGGTTCTGGCGACGATGATTACGCTGATTTCCCTGATTTTCATCGGCCATCTTGAGGGGATCATTGGCTGGCAGCGATATCCGCTGATCTATGAAGTTCGCGGAACGAATCAGAACAAGATGTATGTGGCGATCCTGAGCGTTATGGATCGGGCGGGCGAGCGGTTGAACGTCATTGAGCGAGATAGCGTGGCGGCGCTTGAGAGGCTGACCTTTGTCGTGAAGGGAAATGCAAAGATGCATGCTCATCTTCTCGCGGAGCTGAGGGCCAGCGATGAGGCTGATCAAGTCCTCGCATTTCGTGATGTTGAGGCAGAATAA